In the Purpureocillium takamizusanense chromosome 5, complete sequence genome, one interval contains:
- a CDS encoding uncharacterized protein (COG:S~TransMembrane:10 (i245-264o276-297i304-324o330-351i386-403o409-432i453-479o505-524i544-562o568-586i)~EggNog:ENOG503NZND), whose translation MSTTPTGRRRGRPQEFTLPDGKKVIVSLPEDMDALRRKYGNSEELQTEVVIQGSAEHANYLRQSREHHERRKEALRSRHGSAFDEWEDVNGQLNSVTAELERLSNQQSGLGGNFGKFGFDAALRTYDSERDDGAGSSGASISEQGEARPAETIKLFKKPVVKQWFHRGLLWRASEQTEVMAIELFFDLLYVGIIHTNGEHMTEEPNGYELLRFSVTFIMSWKVWTDITLTLSWFESDDVFTRLEILFMIACLLAFTTNMINSFSEDPSTNTYMQLVAYYLAARLFAALHFALTAFTLPMVKGVMICNVFNILVPAALWIGSIHVEMPARLGLIWTAIVLDLFGAGVSHSLFRWARSAGADSKLGARLNRVFEFYPAMNIEHRVERMNAFVSLVLGYSVVSILFQSGGGYSVNAFLGKAVMGLVQAFIFNWIYFDVDGKNLNLHAIRRSANTAILWQVAHLPFIMGYIVATSALTTLVLASDVANANPAELAEPYSGHSEGHFGNAVRYFYCQGLAIALLSMTAISLSHDHRAPATLRWAKRYRLANRVAVCIILFLLPLAHSLDSLELIATTLGLSAWALVVELFGDSCTDDPFIGEKGGCHVRYLARCSKKDMEKAALAEPDAAGRRSADVFALDRHDKTAA comes from the exons AtgtcgacgacaccgacgggcaggcggcgcggccgccctcAGGAGTTCACCCTCCCAGACGGCAAGAAGGTCATCGTGTCGCTGCccgaggacatggacgccCTGCGGCGCAAGTACGGCAACAGCGAAGAGCTGCAGACCGAGGTGGTGATCCAGGGGTCCGCCGAGCACGCCAACTACCTCCGCCAGTCGCGAGAGCATCACGAGCGGCGCAAGGAAGCGTTGCGGAGCCGCCACGGCTCTGCCTTTGACGAGTGGGAGGACGTAAACGGCCAGCTCAactcggtgacggcggagTTGGAGCGCCTGTCGAACCAGCAgtcgggcttgggcggcaACTTTGGCAAATTTGGCTtcgacgcggcgctgcgcaccTACGACagcgagcgcgacgacggggcgggctcctcgggcgcctccatctcggagcagggcgaggcgcgtcCCGCCGAGACCATTAAGCTCTTCAAAAAGCCCGTCGTTAAGCAGTGGTTTCATCGCGGGCTGCTATGGCGTGCGTCGGAACAGACCGAGGTCATGGCCATTGAGCTCTTTTTCGACCTCCTTTACG TCGGCATCATCCACACCAACGGCGAGCACATGACGGAAGAGCCCAATGGGTATGAGCTGCTCCGCTTCTCCGTCACGTTCATCATGTCGTGGAAGGTGTGGACAGACATCACCTTGACGTTGAGCTGGTTCGAGTCAGACGACGTCTTTACCAGGCTAGAAATCCTCTTCATGATTGCTTGTCTGCTGGC TTTCACGACCAACATGATCAACAGCTTCAGCGAGGACCCCAGTACGAATACGTacatgcagctcgtcgcctaCTATCTCGCGGCGCGCCTCTTCGCGGCCCTTCATTTCGCGCTCACCGCCTTCACCCTCCCCATGGTCAAGGGGGTCATGATCTGCAACGTCTTCAACATActcgtccccgccgccctctggATCGGCAGCATCCACGTGGAGATGCCCGCGCGCCTGGGCCTCATCTGGACGGCCATTGTCCTCGACCTGTTCGGCGCGGGTGTCTCCCACTCGTTGTTCCGATGGGCGCGCTCCGCCGGAGCGGACTCGAAGCTGGGAGCCCGGCTGAACCGCGTCTTCGAGTTCTACCCGGCCATGAACATTGAGCACAGAGTGGAACGCATGAACGCCTTCGTCTCCCTGGTGCTGGGGTACTCGGTGGTCAGCATCTTGTtccagagcggcggcggctacagTGTCAACGCGTTTTTGGGAAAAGCCGTGATGGGGCTTGTTCAAGCCTTCATCTTCAACTGGATCTACTTTGACGTTGACGGGAAGAACCTCAATTTGCACGCGATTCGTCGGTCCGCCAACACCG CGATTCTGTGGCAGGTCGCCCACCTCCCCTTCATCATGGGCTATATTGTagccacctcggccttgacgacgctTGTTCTGGCTTCAGATGTGGCCAATGCCAACCCCGCTGAGCTCGCGGAGCCCTACTCGGGGCACTCGGAGGGCCACTTTGGCAACGCCGTTCGCTACTTCTACTGCCAgggcctcgccatcgcgctCCTGTCCATGACGGCCATCTCCCTGAGCCACGACCACCGCGCCCCGGCGACTCTCCGCTGGGCGAAGAGGTACAGGCTGGCAaaccgcgtcgccgtctgcatCATCCTGttcctgctgccgctggcgcactcgctcgactcgctcgagctcatcgccaccacccTGGGGCTGTCGGCCTGGGCCCTCGTCGTGGAGCTCTTCGGTGACTCATGCACGGACGACCCGTTCATCGGCGAAAAAGGGGGCTGCCACGTACGATACCTGGCGAGATGCAGCAAGAAGGACATGGaaaaggcggcgctggcagaGCCCGACGCTGCGGGTCGCCGGAGCGCAGACGTCTTTGCGCTCGACAGGCACGACAAGACGGCGGCCTAA
- the MAK10 gene encoding N-alpha-acetyltransferase, non-catalitic subunit, variant 3 (COG:S~EggNog:ENOG503NZJK) gives MSWHLGYPLAQTILTSVYVEALLMPVPSSIEQAYFVRRGNLDANRHPMLLVLRAYCLGMLKVCSYVNERIKSEHFYEEEDFVTNTYHRTLLTNIPTSDVLLTLAEAKAVVASQRGLIDEELVDALTSRLELRWLFLEAVECPQYVKDANKARRLWEEAQAVLPSINATHALSKPVDEAFSAKLQRKLASTMPPRPIVELGFDAAFDHLSRLFADGLEVISVLDYVDSQCLLTFVLTFQAKKPQPLVYVRTLLQTFLFNAMEILGSMSIRQLLDDDFSIISMPASPLLDRGNDEIEVVQDPRFAMSQQMEFFRQRAAQPFLDILRTACQNRSRVRRTLCHTIREWESLQVEAEEIDQVLQVKTKETPLVHRPSMSAPPVESYALPLSSWTYLYKLRQMEWIVQLGFELEVYQPDELGGMYWYLNYLSKSRLQHSERIKGFIVHKTEEARSQPAPMADANADEQLQRSLAYTRLSLLDAAVTWELADALCCVYAVLGRLGLVKPPPRPYSNDELRYDLRMKPFVAVGFPALPNFHQFTAGVAQSESTLQELLEYAERAVAGAKRGFEALSKLSAKESFSVGSHDRWAASVKGALRSTIATGIAVSSVQKALSKQAAEGSHLGIKAEVPTPDKAYHEWWIVPKIVPVAP, from the exons ATGTCCTGGCACTTGGGGTACCCTCTGGCGCAGACAATCCTCACCAGCGTTTACGTCGAGGCTCTTCTGATGCCCGTACCCTCATCGATAGAGCAGGCTTACTTTGTCCGACGTGGAAATCTTGATGCCAACCGACACCCGATGCTCTTGGTTCTACGGGCGTATTGTCTGGGCATGCTCAAAGTCTGCAGCTACGTCAACGAGCGCATCAAGTCGGAGCACTTTTACGAG GAAGAAGATTTTGTCACAAACACGTACCATCGCACGTTGCTCACAAACATACCCACCAGTGACGTTCTGTTGACGCTCGCTGAAGCAAAGGCTGTTGTTGCCTCACAGCGTGGCTTAATTGATGAGGAGCTGGTTGACGCTCTCACGAGCCGCTTGGAGCTGCGGTGGCTATTTCTGGAGGCAGTAGAATGCCCTCAGTATGTCAAAGATGCAAATAAGGCCCGACGTCTCTGGGAAGAGGCACAAGCTGTATTACCAAGCATAAACGCGACACACGCCCTGTCCAAGCCGGTGGACGAGGCCTTCAGCGCAAAGCTTCAGCGCAAGCTCGCGAGCACGATGCCTCCACGACCGATAGTCGAGTTGGGATTCGACGCCGCCTTTGACCACTTGAGTCGTCTCTTCGCAGATGGCTTGGAAGTCATCAGTGTCCTCGACTACGTCGACTCGCAATGCCTTTTG ACGTTCGTTCTTACCTTTCAAGCCAAAAAGCCCCAGCCTTTGGTCTATGTGAGAACACTATTGCAGACCTTTCTCTTCAACGCCATGGAGATTCTGGGGTCCATGAGCATTCGCCAACTTCTTGACGACGACTTTTCAATCATTTCCATGCCCGCAAGCCCGCTCCTGGACCGCGGCAATGACGAGATCGAGGTCGTGCAGGATCCGCGTTTCGCCATGTCGCAGCAAATGGAGTTCTTCAGACAACGAGCAGCGCAGCCGTTCCTAGACATACTCAGGACCGCTTGCCAGAATAGGAGCCGGGTGCGGCGAACGCTCTGCCACACGATCCGAGAATGGGAGAGTCTccaggtcgaggccgaggagattgATCAAGTATTGCAGGTCAAGACAAAGGAGACGCCCCTGGTACATCGACCGTCCATGAGCGCCCCACCGGTCGAGTCGTATGCGCTCCCGTTGTCGTCCTGGACCTACCTTTACAAGCTGCGGCAAATGGAATGGATCGTGCAGCTGGGGTTCGAGCTCGAGGTTTATCAGCCGGATGAGCTGGGCGGGATGTACTGGTACCTCAACTACCTTTCCAAATCCCGCCTACAGCATTCGGAGCGCATCAAGGGGTTCATCGTTCACAAGACTGAGGAGGCCCGATCCCAGCCGGCCCCCATGGCTgacgccaacgccgacgaACAGCTGCAGAGATCCCTTGCTTACACGCGGCTGTCtctgctcgacgccgccgtgaccTGGGAGCTTGCCGACGCGCTGTGCTGCGTGTACGCCGTCTTGGGCCGCCTCGGCTTGGTCAAGCCGCCTCCCAGGCCATACAgcaacgacgagctgcgGTACGACTTGCGCATGAAGCCCTTTGTGGCCGTCGGATTCCCGGCACTGCCCAACTTTCACCAGTTCaccgcgggcgtggcgcagTCGGAGTCTACGttgcaggagctgctggagtACGCAGAGAGAGCTGTGGCGGGTGCTAAGCGCGGGTTCGAGGCGCTGAGCAAATTATCAGCCAAGGAGTCTTTCTCCGTCGGCTCCCACGACCGATGGGCTGCATCGGTCAAAGGTGCCCTACGATCGACTATCGCCACGGGTATCGCGGTCTCTAGCGTGCAAAAGGCGCTGTCGAAGCAGGCTGCCGAGGGTAGCCATCTGGGGATCAAGGCCGAGGTACCGACTCCAGACAAGGCGTATCACGAGTGGTGGATCGTGCCAAAGATTGTCCCAGTGGCGCCGTGA
- the MAK10 gene encoding N-alpha-acetyltransferase, non-catalitic subunit, variant 2 (COG:S~BUSCO:EOG09261IFQ~EggNog:ENOG503NZJK), which yields MDPKMDSGCVKPGDEFEELFDVSRALDAQEVLGVMDQLLCHEMSWHLGYPLAQTILTSVYVEALLMPVPSSIEQAYFVRRGNLDANRHPMLLVLRAYCLGMLKVCSYVNERIKSEHFYEEEDFVTNTYHRTLLTNIPTSDVLLTLAEAKAVVASQRGLIDEELVDALTSRLELRWLFLEAVECPQYVKDANKARRLWEEAQAVLPSINATHALSKPVDEAFSAKLQRKLASTMPPRPIVELGFDAAFDHLSRLFADGLEVISVLDYVDSQCLLTFVLTFQAKKPQPLVYVRTLLQTFLFNAMEILGSMSIRQLLDDDFSIISMPASPLLDRGNDEIEVVQDPRFAMSQQMEFFRQRAAQPFLDILRTACQNRSRVRRTLCHTIREWESLQVEAEEIDQVLQVKTKETPLVHRPSMSAPPVESYALPLSSWTYLYKLRQMEWIVQLGFELEVYQPDELGGMYWYLNYLSKSRLQHSERIKGFIVHKTEEARSQPAPMADANADEQLQRSLAYTRLSLLDAAVTWELADALCCVYAVLGRLGLVKPPPRPYSNDELRYDLRMKPFVAVGFPALPNFHQFTAGVAQSESTLQELLEYAERAVAGAKRGFEALSKLSAKESFSVGSHDRWAASVKGALRSTIATGIAVSSVQKALSKQAAEGSHLGIKAEVPTPDKAYHEWWIVPKIVPVAP from the exons ATGGATCCAAAGATGGACAGTGGTTGTGTCAAGCCTGGGGATGAGTTCGAGGAGCTGTTCGACGTATCACGTGCCCTGGACGCTCAGGAGGTTCTCGGTGTCATGGACCAGCTGCTTTGCCATGAG ATGTCCTGGCACTTGGGGTACCCTCTGGCGCAGACAATCCTCACCAGCGTTTACGTCGAGGCTCTTCTGATGCCCGTACCCTCATCGATAGAGCAGGCTTACTTTGTCCGACGTGGAAATCTTGATGCCAACCGACACCCGATGCTCTTGGTTCTACGGGCGTATTGTCTGGGCATGCTCAAAGTCTGCAGCTACGTCAACGAGCGCATCAAGTCGGAGCACTTTTACGAG GAAGAAGATTTTGTCACAAACACGTACCATCGCACGTTGCTCACAAACATACCCACCAGTGACGTTCTGTTGACGCTCGCTGAAGCAAAGGCTGTTGTTGCCTCACAGCGTGGCTTAATTGATGAGGAGCTGGTTGACGCTCTCACGAGCCGCTTGGAGCTGCGGTGGCTATTTCTGGAGGCAGTAGAATGCCCTCAGTATGTCAAAGATGCAAATAAGGCCCGACGTCTCTGGGAAGAGGCACAAGCTGTATTACCAAGCATAAACGCGACACACGCCCTGTCCAAGCCGGTGGACGAGGCCTTCAGCGCAAAGCTTCAGCGCAAGCTCGCGAGCACGATGCCTCCACGACCGATAGTCGAGTTGGGATTCGACGCCGCCTTTGACCACTTGAGTCGTCTCTTCGCAGATGGCTTGGAAGTCATCAGTGTCCTCGACTACGTCGACTCGCAATGCCTTTTG ACGTTCGTTCTTACCTTTCAAGCCAAAAAGCCCCAGCCTTTGGTCTATGTGAGAACACTATTGCAGACCTTTCTCTTCAACGCCATGGAGATTCTGGGGTCCATGAGCATTCGCCAACTTCTTGACGACGACTTTTCAATCATTTCCATGCCCGCAAGCCCGCTCCTGGACCGCGGCAATGACGAGATCGAGGTCGTGCAGGATCCGCGTTTCGCCATGTCGCAGCAAATGGAGTTCTTCAGACAACGAGCAGCGCAGCCGTTCCTAGACATACTCAGGACCGCTTGCCAGAATAGGAGCCGGGTGCGGCGAACGCTCTGCCACACGATCCGAGAATGGGAGAGTCTccaggtcgaggccgaggagattgATCAAGTATTGCAGGTCAAGACAAAGGAGACGCCCCTGGTACATCGACCGTCCATGAGCGCCCCACCGGTCGAGTCGTATGCGCTCCCGTTGTCGTCCTGGACCTACCTTTACAAGCTGCGGCAAATGGAATGGATCGTGCAGCTGGGGTTCGAGCTCGAGGTTTATCAGCCGGATGAGCTGGGCGGGATGTACTGGTACCTCAACTACCTTTCCAAATCCCGCCTACAGCATTCGGAGCGCATCAAGGGGTTCATCGTTCACAAGACTGAGGAGGCCCGATCCCAGCCGGCCCCCATGGCTgacgccaacgccgacgaACAGCTGCAGAGATCCCTTGCTTACACGCGGCTGTCtctgctcgacgccgccgtgaccTGGGAGCTTGCCGACGCGCTGTGCTGCGTGTACGCCGTCTTGGGCCGCCTCGGCTTGGTCAAGCCGCCTCCCAGGCCATACAgcaacgacgagctgcgGTACGACTTGCGCATGAAGCCCTTTGTGGCCGTCGGATTCCCGGCACTGCCCAACTTTCACCAGTTCaccgcgggcgtggcgcagTCGGAGTCTACGttgcaggagctgctggagtACGCAGAGAGAGCTGTGGCGGGTGCTAAGCGCGGGTTCGAGGCGCTGAGCAAATTATCAGCCAAGGAGTCTTTCTCCGTCGGCTCCCACGACCGATGGGCTGCATCGGTCAAAGGTGCCCTACGATCGACTATCGCCACGGGTATCGCGGTCTCTAGCGTGCAAAAGGCGCTGTCGAAGCAGGCTGCCGAGGGTAGCCATCTGGGGATCAAGGCCGAGGTACCGACTCCAGACAAGGCGTATCACGAGTGGTGGATCGTGCCAAAGATTGTCCCAGTGGCGCCGTGA
- the MAK10 gene encoding N-alpha-acetyltransferase, non-catalitic subunit, variant 4 (COG:S~EggNog:ENOG503NZJK) — protein sequence MPTDTRCSWFYGRIVWACSKSAATSTSASSRSTFTRHDAPILACHLAGTDHGNQEEDFVTNTYHRTLLTNIPTSDVLLTLAEAKAVVASQRGLIDEELVDALTSRLELRWLFLEAVECPQYVKDANKARRLWEEAQAVLPSINATHALSKPVDEAFSAKLQRKLASTMPPRPIVELGFDAAFDHLSRLFADGLEVISVLDYVDSQCLLTFVLTFQAKKPQPLVYVRTLLQTFLFNAMEILGSMSIRQLLDDDFSIISMPASPLLDRGNDEIEVVQDPRFAMSQQMEFFRQRAAQPFLDILRTACQNRSRVRRTLCHTIREWESLQVEAEEIDQVLQVKTKETPLVHRPSMSAPPVESYALPLSSWTYLYKLRQMEWIVQLGFELEVYQPDELGGMYWYLNYLSKSRLQHSERIKGFIVHKTEEARSQPAPMADANADEQLQRSLAYTRLSLLDAAVTWELADALCCVYAVLGRLGLVKPPPRPYSNDELRYDLRMKPFVAVGFPALPNFHQFTAGVAQSESTLQELLEYAERAVAGAKRGFEALSKLSAKESFSVGSHDRWAASVKGALRSTIATGIAVSSVQKALSKQAAEGSHLGIKAEVPTPDKAYHEWWIVPKIVPVAP from the exons ATGCCAACCGACACCCGATGCTCTTGGTTCTACGGGCGTATTGTCTGGGCATGCTCAAAGTCTGCAGCTACGTCAACGAGCGCATCAAGTCGGAGCACTTTTACGAGGCATGACGCTCCTATTCTCGCTTGTCACTTAGCCGGTACTGACCACGGAAATCAGGAAGAAGATTTTGTCACAAACACGTACCATCGCACGTTGCTCACAAACATACCCACCAGTGACGTTCTGTTGACGCTCGCTGAAGCAAAGGCTGTTGTTGCCTCACAGCGTGGCTTAATTGATGAGGAGCTGGTTGACGCTCTCACGAGCCGCTTGGAGCTGCGGTGGCTATTTCTGGAGGCAGTAGAATGCCCTCAGTATGTCAAAGATGCAAATAAGGCCCGACGTCTCTGGGAAGAGGCACAAGCTGTATTACCAAGCATAAACGCGACACACGCCCTGTCCAAGCCGGTGGACGAGGCCTTCAGCGCAAAGCTTCAGCGCAAGCTCGCGAGCACGATGCCTCCACGACCGATAGTCGAGTTGGGATTCGACGCCGCCTTTGACCACTTGAGTCGTCTCTTCGCAGATGGCTTGGAAGTCATCAGTGTCCTCGACTACGTCGACTCGCAATGCCTTTTG ACGTTCGTTCTTACCTTTCAAGCCAAAAAGCCCCAGCCTTTGGTCTATGTGAGAACACTATTGCAGACCTTTCTCTTCAACGCCATGGAGATTCTGGGGTCCATGAGCATTCGCCAACTTCTTGACGACGACTTTTCAATCATTTCCATGCCCGCAAGCCCGCTCCTGGACCGCGGCAATGACGAGATCGAGGTCGTGCAGGATCCGCGTTTCGCCATGTCGCAGCAAATGGAGTTCTTCAGACAACGAGCAGCGCAGCCGTTCCTAGACATACTCAGGACCGCTTGCCAGAATAGGAGCCGGGTGCGGCGAACGCTCTGCCACACGATCCGAGAATGGGAGAGTCTccaggtcgaggccgaggagattgATCAAGTATTGCAGGTCAAGACAAAGGAGACGCCCCTGGTACATCGACCGTCCATGAGCGCCCCACCGGTCGAGTCGTATGCGCTCCCGTTGTCGTCCTGGACCTACCTTTACAAGCTGCGGCAAATGGAATGGATCGTGCAGCTGGGGTTCGAGCTCGAGGTTTATCAGCCGGATGAGCTGGGCGGGATGTACTGGTACCTCAACTACCTTTCCAAATCCCGCCTACAGCATTCGGAGCGCATCAAGGGGTTCATCGTTCACAAGACTGAGGAGGCCCGATCCCAGCCGGCCCCCATGGCTgacgccaacgccgacgaACAGCTGCAGAGATCCCTTGCTTACACGCGGCTGTCtctgctcgacgccgccgtgaccTGGGAGCTTGCCGACGCGCTGTGCTGCGTGTACGCCGTCTTGGGCCGCCTCGGCTTGGTCAAGCCGCCTCCCAGGCCATACAgcaacgacgagctgcgGTACGACTTGCGCATGAAGCCCTTTGTGGCCGTCGGATTCCCGGCACTGCCCAACTTTCACCAGTTCaccgcgggcgtggcgcagTCGGAGTCTACGttgcaggagctgctggagtACGCAGAGAGAGCTGTGGCGGGTGCTAAGCGCGGGTTCGAGGCGCTGAGCAAATTATCAGCCAAGGAGTCTTTCTCCGTCGGCTCCCACGACCGATGGGCTGCATCGGTCAAAGGTGCCCTACGATCGACTATCGCCACGGGTATCGCGGTCTCTAGCGTGCAAAAGGCGCTGTCGAAGCAGGCTGCCGAGGGTAGCCATCTGGGGATCAAGGCCGAGGTACCGACTCCAGACAAGGCGTATCACGAGTGGTGGATCGTGCCAAAGATTGTCCCAGTGGCGCCGTGA
- a CDS encoding uncharacterized protein (COG:S~EggNog:ENOG503P6NP): MTAAWKAAGLTYNRYLAIAARAVRRSLKEDKRIAAERRGEMELRFAKWQGGKQGEVKDLASANTAAMAESASS, from the exons ATGACTGCTGCGTGGAAAGCCGCCGGCTTGAC TTACAACCGCTACCTGGCCATCGCGGCCCGCGCTgtccgccgcagcctcaAGGAGGACAAGAGaatcgccgccgagcgccgtGGCGAGATGGAGCTGCGCTTCGCTAAGTGGCAG GGTGGCAAGCagggcgaggtcaaggaccTTGCGAGCgccaacaccgccgccatggccgagagCGCCTCATCCTAA
- the MAK10 gene encoding N-alpha-acetyltransferase, non-catalitic subunit (COG:S~BUSCO:EOG09261IFQ~EggNog:ENOG503NZJK): MAEYGIGAADEIARLSLGQQDAAEPEPAPPPNITSPGIVAVDITHKFAQAAKTLAPGELVKDGFFTLFESVSALEIMDPKMDSGCVKPGDEFEELFDVSRALDAQEVLGVMDQLLCHEMSWHLGYPLAQTILTSVYVEALLMPVPSSIEQAYFVRRGNLDANRHPMLLVLRAYCLGMLKVCSYVNERIKSEHFYEEEDFVTNTYHRTLLTNIPTSDVLLTLAEAKAVVASQRGLIDEELVDALTSRLELRWLFLEAVECPQYVKDANKARRLWEEAQAVLPSINATHALSKPVDEAFSAKLQRKLASTMPPRPIVELGFDAAFDHLSRLFADGLEVISVLDYVDSQCLLTFVLTFQAKKPQPLVYVRTLLQTFLFNAMEILGSMSIRQLLDDDFSIISMPASPLLDRGNDEIEVVQDPRFAMSQQMEFFRQRAAQPFLDILRTACQNRSRVRRTLCHTIREWESLQVEAEEIDQVLQVKTKETPLVHRPSMSAPPVESYALPLSSWTYLYKLRQMEWIVQLGFELEVYQPDELGGMYWYLNYLSKSRLQHSERIKGFIVHKTEEARSQPAPMADANADEQLQRSLAYTRLSLLDAAVTWELADALCCVYAVLGRLGLVKPPPRPYSNDELRYDLRMKPFVAVGFPALPNFHQFTAGVAQSESTLQELLEYAERAVAGAKRGFEALSKLSAKESFSVGSHDRWAASVKGALRSTIATGIAVSSVQKALSKQAAEGSHLGIKAEVPTPDKAYHEWWIVPKIVPVAP, translated from the exons ATGGCCGAATATGGTATAGGTGCAGCGGACG AAATCGCGAGGCTCTCGCTGGGGCAGCAGGATGCTGCTGAACCGGagccggccccgccgcccaacatCACGAGCCCCGGCAtagtcgccgtcgacataACGCACAAGTTTGCGCAGGCTGCCAAAA CACTGGCGCCCGGAGAGCTAGTCAAAGATGGCTTCTTTACGCTTTTCGAGTCGGTCTCTGCCCTCGAG ATTATGGATCCAAAGATGGACAGTGGTTGTGTCAAGCCTGGGGATGAGTTCGAGGAGCTGTTCGACGTATCACGTGCCCTGGACGCTCAGGAGGTTCTCGGTGTCATGGACCAGCTGCTTTGCCATGAG ATGTCCTGGCACTTGGGGTACCCTCTGGCGCAGACAATCCTCACCAGCGTTTACGTCGAGGCTCTTCTGATGCCCGTACCCTCATCGATAGAGCAGGCTTACTTTGTCCGACGTGGAAATCTTGATGCCAACCGACACCCGATGCTCTTGGTTCTACGGGCGTATTGTCTGGGCATGCTCAAAGTCTGCAGCTACGTCAACGAGCGCATCAAGTCGGAGCACTTTTACGAG GAAGAAGATTTTGTCACAAACACGTACCATCGCACGTTGCTCACAAACATACCCACCAGTGACGTTCTGTTGACGCTCGCTGAAGCAAAGGCTGTTGTTGCCTCACAGCGTGGCTTAATTGATGAGGAGCTGGTTGACGCTCTCACGAGCCGCTTGGAGCTGCGGTGGCTATTTCTGGAGGCAGTAGAATGCCCTCAGTATGTCAAAGATGCAAATAAGGCCCGACGTCTCTGGGAAGAGGCACAAGCTGTATTACCAAGCATAAACGCGACACACGCCCTGTCCAAGCCGGTGGACGAGGCCTTCAGCGCAAAGCTTCAGCGCAAGCTCGCGAGCACGATGCCTCCACGACCGATAGTCGAGTTGGGATTCGACGCCGCCTTTGACCACTTGAGTCGTCTCTTCGCAGATGGCTTGGAAGTCATCAGTGTCCTCGACTACGTCGACTCGCAATGCCTTTTG ACGTTCGTTCTTACCTTTCAAGCCAAAAAGCCCCAGCCTTTGGTCTATGTGAGAACACTATTGCAGACCTTTCTCTTCAACGCCATGGAGATTCTGGGGTCCATGAGCATTCGCCAACTTCTTGACGACGACTTTTCAATCATTTCCATGCCCGCAAGCCCGCTCCTGGACCGCGGCAATGACGAGATCGAGGTCGTGCAGGATCCGCGTTTCGCCATGTCGCAGCAAATGGAGTTCTTCAGACAACGAGCAGCGCAGCCGTTCCTAGACATACTCAGGACCGCTTGCCAGAATAGGAGCCGGGTGCGGCGAACGCTCTGCCACACGATCCGAGAATGGGAGAGTCTccaggtcgaggccgaggagattgATCAAGTATTGCAGGTCAAGACAAAGGAGACGCCCCTGGTACATCGACCGTCCATGAGCGCCCCACCGGTCGAGTCGTATGCGCTCCCGTTGTCGTCCTGGACCTACCTTTACAAGCTGCGGCAAATGGAATGGATCGTGCAGCTGGGGTTCGAGCTCGAGGTTTATCAGCCGGATGAGCTGGGCGGGATGTACTGGTACCTCAACTACCTTTCCAAATCCCGCCTACAGCATTCGGAGCGCATCAAGGGGTTCATCGTTCACAAGACTGAGGAGGCCCGATCCCAGCCGGCCCCCATGGCTgacgccaacgccgacgaACAGCTGCAGAGATCCCTTGCTTACACGCGGCTGTCtctgctcgacgccgccgtgaccTGGGAGCTTGCCGACGCGCTGTGCTGCGTGTACGCCGTCTTGGGCCGCCTCGGCTTGGTCAAGCCGCCTCCCAGGCCATACAgcaacgacgagctgcgGTACGACTTGCGCATGAAGCCCTTTGTGGCCGTCGGATTCCCGGCACTGCCCAACTTTCACCAGTTCaccgcgggcgtggcgcagTCGGAGTCTACGttgcaggagctgctggagtACGCAGAGAGAGCTGTGGCGGGTGCTAAGCGCGGGTTCGAGGCGCTGAGCAAATTATCAGCCAAGGAGTCTTTCTCCGTCGGCTCCCACGACCGATGGGCTGCATCGGTCAAAGGTGCCCTACGATCGACTATCGCCACGGGTATCGCGGTCTCTAGCGTGCAAAAGGCGCTGTCGAAGCAGGCTGCCGAGGGTAGCCATCTGGGGATCAAGGCCGAGGTACCGACTCCAGACAAGGCGTATCACGAGTGGTGGATCGTGCCAAAGATTGTCCCAGTGGCGCCGTGA